The genomic interval AAAACCCGTCCGCTGTTCGCCGCATCGCTGCTGATGGCCGCCTTGAACGGTGCCGGCGCGCAGGCAGGCGGCGCCGGGGCGTCTGGCGTTGCCGCCGGCAGCGCTGCCAGCACGCCTGCGGGCACCAGCCTGCCCGGCATCCCGACCATCGCCTTCGACAAGTACACCCTGCCCAACGGCCTGCAGGTGATCCTGGTCGAAGACAAGCGCCTGCCGCTGGTGGCGGTAAACGTCTGGTACCACGTCGGCCCGGCCAACGAAGTGCCCGGCCTGACGGGCTTTGCCCACCTGTTCGAGCACATGATGTTCGCCGGCAGCAAGCACCTGCCGCGCGGCCTGGCCGACCGCCTGCTCGAAGGGGCCGGCGCCAGCGACAGCAACGGCAGCACCGACTACGACCGCACCAATTACTACGACACGGTGCCCTCGAACCAGCTGGAACTGGCGCTGTGGGTGCACGCCGACCGCATGGGCTACCTGCTCGACGTGCTCGACCAGAAGTCGCTGACCAACCAGCAGGACGTGGTGCGCAACGAACGGCGCGAAACCGTCGAGAACGAACCCTACGGCATCGTCGAAGAAGCGCTGAACCACGCGCTGTTCCCCGAGGGCCACCCCTACCGCGCCTCGGTGATCGGTTCCCACACCGACATCCAGAATGCGAAACTGGCCGACGTGCGCGATTTCTTCACGCGCTACTACGGCCCCAACAACGCCAGCATCGTCATCGCCGGCGACATCGACAAGGTGAAAACGCGCGCCCTGGTGGCGAAGTATTTCGGCGGCCTGCGCCGCGGCCCGGCCGTCGTGCGCCCGACGGTTGCCACGCCGCCGATCACGGCCGAGAAACGCCTGGTGGTGCCGGACCGGGTCGAACTGTCGCGCCTCTACATGGGCTGGCT from Massilia sp. Se16.2.3 carries:
- a CDS encoding pitrilysin family protein — its product is MKTRPLFAASLLMAALNGAGAQAGGAGASGVAAGSAASTPAGTSLPGIPTIAFDKYTLPNGLQVILVEDKRLPLVAVNVWYHVGPANEVPGLTGFAHLFEHMMFAGSKHLPRGLADRLLEGAGASDSNGSTDYDRTNYYDTVPSNQLELALWVHADRMGYLLDVLDQKSLTNQQDVVRNERRETVENEPYGIVEEALNHALFPEGHPYRASVIGSHTDIQNAKLADVRDFFTRYYGPNNASIVIAGDIDKVKTRALVAKYFGGLRRGPAVVRPTVATPPITAEKRLVVPDRVELSRLYMGWLTPPAYKPGDAELAVLAQILAGGKSSRLYKSLVYDRQIAQDVDANQDSRALTSTFLIEVTARTGHTPRELEEAIDEELKALRDKGPSEREVERARNQIETAMISSLEKLGGDGLADQLNHYNQYTGDPGYLTEDVARLRRITAADVRRAAHTWLQQHARVLVSAVPGTPELPPDPPAPPPQGTSSRRGRGHQRSRGLARAHAEGGPGAAHGSRRAASRSSWPMA